In Elaeis guineensis isolate ETL-2024a chromosome 1, EG11, whole genome shotgun sequence, a genomic segment contains:
- the LOC105032853 gene encoding uricase-2 isozyme 2, with translation MAGGFKLDQKHGKARVRVSRVWRRIASAGGGDVIVEWNVSVSLDSNCHPAYTAGNNSAIVATDTMKNTVYAKAKECSEVVSMESFAVLLARHFTAFYPEVTAATVNIVEKPWERVVVDGQPHSHGFKLGSEKHMTEVTVSKFGALSITSGVQGLALLKTTKSGFEGFVRDNYTLLPETRERMVATEVTASWRYPFEHVSDIPAKPFCFTERYEGVKKVLVDTFFGPPDVGVYSPSVQNTLFLMAKAVLSRFLDIVSIQLRMPNLHFLPVNLSSKENPDMVKFADDVYMPTDEPHGTIEATLSRTMSKM, from the exons ATGGCCGGGGGTTTCAAGCTCGATCAGAAGCACGGAAAGGCAAGGGTGAGGGTTTCTAGGGTTTGGAGGAGGATCGCTAGCGCCGGCGGTGGTGATGTCATCGTCGAATGGAACGTCAGCGTCAGCCTCGACTCCAATTGCCATCCCGCCTACACCGCCGGCAACAACTCCGCCATCGTCGCCACCGATACCATGAAGAACACG GTTTATGCCAAGGCGAAAGAGTGCTCCGAGGTCGTCTCGATGGAGAGCTTCGCTGTTCTTCTCGCAAGGCATTTCACGGCGTTCTATCCAGAG GTCACGGCTGCCACCGTCAATATTGTTGAGAAGCCTTGGGAGCGTGTGGTGGTGGACGGGCAACCCCATTCACATG GATTTAAACTTGGGTCTGAGAAGCATATGACTGAAGTAACAGTGAGCAAGTTTGGTGCTTTGAGCATAACCTCAGGAGTTCAAGGATTGGCCCTACTAAAAACAACGAAG TCAGGTTTTGAAGGGTTTGTAAGGGACAATTACACGCTTCTTCCAGAAACAAGGGAAAGAATGGTAGCAACAGAAGTCACTGCTTCTTGGAG GTATCCTTTTGAACATGTTTCCGATATTCCTGCTAAGCCATTTTGTTTCACAGAAAGATACGAAGGTGTGAAGAAAGTTCTGGTTGATACCTTCTTTGGTCCACCAGATGTGGGAGTTTACAGTCCATCCGTTCAGAACACACTCTTCCTTATGGCAAAAGCTGTTCTGAGCAG GTTCCTTGACATAGTATCAATTCAGCTCAGAATGCCAAACCTCCACTTTTTACCAGTCAATTTATCCAGCAAGGAAAACCCAGACATGGTGAAG TTTGCTGATGATGTCTATATGCCGACTGATGAGCCACATGGTACCATAGAAGCAACACTGAGCCGCACCATGTCCAAGATGTAG